The genomic region AACAGCCGCTGGCCGACTGCTGTCGGGCCGGTCCAGACGGTGTAGGCGTCCCACAGCAGGAGTACGACCGCCAGCACGGCAAGCGGGGTCCAGGTCCGGTTGGGCACCCGGCGAGTTTTCACGTCGCGGTAGGCCGCCCACCCGAACACCGGGACGGCGACCAGCCGAAGCAGGTCCGGTATCGACCCGAGCACGGCTATAGGCAGTACAGCGGCCCCCCTAATGGTTCCGGTACGACGGCTGTCGGTGGCAGTTGCTGCTGGAAGAAGAAAGTGTAGTGCGCTGCAGGAGCCGCGTTAGATGACGCGGTTCTGCAGGTAGTCGAGATGCTTGGCGTTGTAGACGATCTTGACCTCGTCGGCGTCCGGACTGCCGATACAGGTCAGGCGAACGTTCTTGTCTTCGACTTCCTCGTCGCTGAGGATCTGCTGCATGTCCATGTCGATGTCGCCTTCGAGGACGATAGCAGCACAGTTCGCACAGGCACCGGCACGACACGAGAAGGGCCAGTCGTAGCCCTGTGCCTCAGCGGCCTCAAGGATGTACTCGCCTTCGTTCACGTCGAGGGACCCGTAGTCCTCACCGTCGAGGTCCATATCTGACGCCTCTGCGAAGACGTCGTCGTCGTACATGTCCCAGCCGTTATCATCCACTACTTCGTAGTTAAGGTACTCTACCGTGGGCATCACCTGATTGGTTCGAACCCCGCCCTGTTAGACTTTGCCCTTCGGTTTTAGATCGTGCAAAATAATGAGGGACAACGCGGGGATTCGTCGTGAATCGAGGACAGCTGTTCGGGGCCGATTCTAGCTCAGGCGATCGGCAGAAACCTGAACACCAGATACGCCGCGAGCGTCGCAATCGAGGGGACGACATTCTGGAGGAAGATCACTCTGGCAGTCGTTCCGGGTTCGAACAGATCCGACGCTGACGGGATGTCCTCCTGCGACTCCTCACCGATGGGCTCAGTCTCTGCCTGCTTCGGCGTCCCCTTTTTCCCGCCAACAGTCGGGGCGTCCGCGGCCTCCGCGTCAGTGGTCAGCGCACCAACGGAAGCGGCGGGAGACTCGCCCTGCACAGTGTCCGAAAGGCTCGTCGTTCGCGTCGCACGGCCCCAGCCGAGCCCGACGATGCTCATCGTGGCGATGATGACGAAACTCGCTGGGATACCCAGTGCAGAGAGGAAGGTGACGATGGTTGAGGCGACTGCCGCGACGACGATGGCAGCGACCAGCGGGAGGTCGGTCAGGTCGTTGCCGACCGTGTCCATCGTCCGGCGGGCGATGGTGAACGCACCGAGGCCGATAGCGCCGCCGCCGAGCAGAATAGCCGGGTACAACTCCAGTGAGCCGTTGCCCACGAGGGGCGCAACGGCGTTGGCGACGTTTGACGCCCCCGCCGAGAAACCCATGTAACAGCCGATACCGATGACGACGACGGTCCCGACGAACTCACGTGGCGTCGTGTTCTCGCCGAGCGCCGGCCGCGGAATCGCACCAGAGCGATCGAAATCCAGTAGCGACCCTTCGCTCTGTGAGACGGCGAACCACTCGACGAGTGTCGGGTAGAAGTACCGTCCGATAACGCCGCTGACCCAGAAGGCGATAATCGGCGAGACGAGCCACCATGAGACGATTTCGAGCATCAGAGCGGCGTTCAACGTCCCGCGGGCAAGTCCCAGGCCGGCGATAGCGCCAACGGCCGTCATCGACGTCGACGCCGGAACCCCGACCACGTTCGAAAGGAACAGCGCGACACCGATGAAAAACAGGACAACAATGCTGATCAGCGGCGAGAACTGCGTGGCGACGAGGTCACTGCCCAGGCTCTGGACGACGGCCGGGCCGACGATGAGCCCACCGGCCATCGCAAATATCGTCATCAGGGCCGCTGCCGAGAGTTTCGAAAGCGTGTTGGACCCGACCGCAGGCCCGAACGCGACACCCGTGGACGACCCCCCGATATTGAAGCCGACGAAGATAGCGACGATGATGCCGAGCGCGAAGAGAACCTCAACCATACGTAGGACAGACGTGGCGGGGAGTAAAGGGCACGGTCTGGCGTCCGGCGGCGACTAGAGGACGTACTGGAAGACCAGATAGGAGGCGACCGCCGAGATGCTTGGGGTCAGTATCCACAGCATCACAACTCGGCCCGTCGCTGCGGGGTTGAACAGGTCGGCGGCGGTGGTCGCCGATTCGGGAGCCTCTTCGCCGATTCCTGGGACCTCGGACTCCCCGCCGGCCGACGGGCTGTCCTCGTCGTGGTCGGCCGCGAGCGCGTTGACCGAGACGCCGCCGTCGCCGCTAGCGGCTGGCGTGCCCTTGACCGCCGCGCCGGCAGCGTCGGTCAACGTCGTCGTCCGGGTCGCCCGGCCCCATCCCAGGCCGACGACGCACATCGTCGCTGACACCGCGAGACTCGCGGGGATGCCCGCAGCCGACAGCAGGCTTATGATTGTCGCGCTTACCGTCTCGACGATGAGCGCTGCGAGAATCGGCAGTTCGGTGAGGTCGTTGCCGACCGTATCGAGGGTCCGCCGGGCGATGGTGAACGCGCCCACGGCGATGGCACCGCCGGCCAGAAGCACGCCGGGGTACAGTCCCAGCGAGCCGTTACCCACCAGCGGTGCGACGGCGTTTGCGGTGTTCGACGCCCCCGCCGAAAAGGCCATATAGCAGCCAATGGCGACAACGAGGAACTGCCCGATACGCTCGCGTCGGGTCGTCTCCGGCCCGTCAGTCTCGAAGACAATGCGGGCCGCCAGATGCGGGTAGAGGTAGCGACCGACGACCGCCGATAGCCAGAACGCGATGATGGGGGCGACCAGCCACCAAGAGACGATGCGCCCCATCACGTCCCAGTCGATGGTGCCGCTCGCGACGCCGAGGCCGGCGATAGCGCCCACGGCGGTCATTGACGTCGAGGCGGGCACACCGAAGAGGTTCGAAACCAGCAGCGCCAGCCCCACAAAGAAGAGGACCGTCACGCTGGCAAGCAGCGTGAACTGGCTGCTCGGGACAATCTGCCCACCCATCGTGTCGATGACCTCGGTCCCAACGGTCGCGCCGCCCAGCACCGCGAAGCAGGACATCAGGGCGGCAGCCGTGACCTTCCCGATGGTGTCCGACCCCACTGCCGGACCAAAGGCGACACCGGTCGAGGACCCACCGATGTTGAAACCGACGAAAATGGCAACCAGAAGCCCAACAGCGAAGAGAATCGAAACCATGTCCAACAGCAAACTCCGACGGGTCTAAACAATACCGTTCGTGACCGCTCTCGGGGTCAAACGGTTCGCGTCGCGATGTCTCGTCATCTCAGACCGCAGACATCCCGTAGACAATCCTCGCTATCCAATGGATAGCCGGGCGTCACAGCCACTCAGTCGCGGTCGTCATCGCCGTTGTCAGCCGGCACCGTCTCCTCGACTTCCGACGCTGTCTCCTCGACCTCACTCGCCGTCTCTTTGGCCGCTTCGACCTCGTCAGTGACTGATTCAGCGGTCTGTTTCGCGTCGCTGGTCTTGTCCTTGACCTCAGTCGTCTTGTCTTTCACTTCGGTCGTCCTGTCTTTCGCGTCCGTCGCCTTGTCCTTGACCTCAGTCGTCTTGTCTTTCACTTCCGTTGTCTTGTCCTTGACTTCGGTCGTCTTGTCCTTGACTTCGGTCACCTTCTCGGCAGCGTCCTCATCGCCGGTCTCGGTCGCAGTCTGTTCGACTTCGTCGGCCGTCTGCTCGACCTCCTCGGCTGTCTGTTCGACTTCGTCGACGGTTTCTTCGACCTCGCCCGCGGTCTGTTCCACCTCGTCGGCCGTCTGCTCGACTTCGTCCGCTGTCTGCTCGACGTCCTCTGCAGCCTCGTCAACCGTTTCAGCGGCGGTTTCGACCTCGTCAGCGGTCGTTTCCAGCTCTTCGGCGGTCGTCTCTAGTTGCTCGGCTGCCTCTTCGAGCTCAGCGGCCTTGGTGGCGACATCCTCGTTCGTCCGCTCGAGAACGTTCGCGAGGACGAGGAACTGTAGCAAGCCGACAACGACGAACGCCGAAATAGCGATGCTCGCAGCGGTCGCAAGCAGTGACTCCGTGCCGGCACCAAGCGGCAAAACACCGAACGCGGCCAGTCCCCAGGCCAGCGCCAGCCCGACAGCGACGACCAGCACGGCCTGTTCGAAGAGTTGGTATTCGCGCTCGTACCGCCCGAACATGATTGCTTCGAGCCGACGGGCGAGCGGTGTGAGGACAGCTGTTGCCATAACCATAGCTGACCTTTCCTATCACAGCGTAAAAGCATGGGGGTACACTGGGTCAGGCAGCCGGCTGTACGTATCGGACCGACACGCTTTCGACGGCTGCCACCGGAGCAACGGCCATGTATCCCGAGTTCGAGGTCGTTCCCGCGGTCGATATGCAGGACGGACAGGTGGTCCAGTTGGTCGGCGGCGAACGCGGCACCGAGAAAACCTACGGTGACCCGGTCGAGGCCGCACAGCGATGGGTCGACGCCGGTGCGCGGACACTCCATCTCGTCGACCTCGACGGCGCGTTCGAGGGCGAGCGACAGAACGCGGCGGCCATCGACGCCGTCCTCGACGCGGTGGGGTCTGACGTGGACGTGCAGCTCGGCGGCGGCATCCGGACCGCCGAGGACGCCATCTCGCTGCTTGACCGCGGGCTGGACCGCGTCATCCTCGGCACAGCAGCCGTCGAGACGCCGGAAATCGTCGGCGAAATCAGCGACGAACACCCCGGCAGTGTCCTCGTGAGTCTCGACGCGAAGGACGGTGAGGTCGTGGTGTCGGGCTGGACCGAGGGCACTGGGCTGGACCCCGCTGAGGCCGCCGAGCGGTACGCCGACCTGGGGGCCGGCGGCATCCTGTTTACCGACGTGGACGTGGAGGGACAGCTCGACGGGGTTCGGACCGAGCCGGTCCGCCGGCTGGTCGACAGCGTCGATATCCCCGTCATCGCCAGCGGCGGCGTCGCGACCATCGATGACATACTTGCGCTTCGGTCAGCCGGGGCCGCCGCCGTCGTCGTCGGGAGCGCCCTCTACGAGGGGCAGTTCACGCTCGACGCGGCGATTGACGCGCTCGCCGAGGACTAATCGAGCGAGACGAACGGCAGCGTCGCCCGCGAGTCGGCACTGTAAGCCAGCGCGTCGGACTGGCTGACGCCCTCCGGCGTCGTCAGGTCCATGATACGCGGGGCATTCTCAACTGCATCCGGCTTGGCACCGCCGAAGACGTAGCCCTCGGCTTTTTCGGCGACGGGGCGCAGCGACCCGCGGTCCTCGGACTGCACCATCGCAACGACTTCCAGGTCCGCCGCGTCTGCGCCGCCAACGGCTTCTCTATCGAGGGAGAGTGTGACTGTTCCCGCGTCGACATCGACGGCCTCGGCGAGTGAGACCGCGTTTCCGTCAGCATCGGTCAGTGTGGCACCGCTGGCGTCGGTCGCGCTCTTGGAGAAGCCGCTGATCTCCAGGCGGTACTGCCACGGCGACTCGAAGTTGACGTTCGCGCCGAGGTCCGCAAGACTGCTCGTCGACCCGCTGTCGGCGGTCGGGTCGCGCAGCCAGAGGACGAACCACTGCGGCGAGAAGCCGCGGCTACTACCGAAGGCGTTGTAGAGGGTTGCCACCTCGAAAGTAAAGCGGTGGAGGCTCGGCGTCTGCTCGATAGTCAGCGACTCCAAGTCGAACGCGCCGTCCTCGAAGTCACCGCTGGTCGGATACGTGTACCCGCCGGGACCGGTGTCGTCGCCGGACGGGTCGGCGAGTTCGGCCACCGTCGCCGGCGGTTTGACCGTCACTGTCCCGCTTGCGAGCGTCGTGCCGTCGGGGAGCGTGACCGCCACGTCGTAGTCGCCGGCCGTGTCGATGCTGTAGCCGAAGTCGTAGGTGGCGTCGCTGGCGTTGGGCGGGAAGCGGACGTTCTCTGTCCCGACGGCCTCGCCGTCGACGCGGAGCGTCACCGTGGTCCCGCCAATGAACGCCCCGTCGTTGCGCCCGGTGGCTCGGATGAACGGCTCCTGAATGAACACTTCGTCGCTGATATGGACATCGATATCCTGTTCGGGCCGCTCGTACTCGGGCAGGTCGTTGATCTCCTGACCTGTTGCGCGCCGGAAGCGGACAGCCGTCCCGCCGCTGCCGACCATCGACGCGAGCAGGGTCGTGCCCGGTGTGACGATGGTCTCGTCGACGCGAACGTCGGTCAGGTTCTCGTCGTAGGCCGCGTCGATGCCGTCGGCATAGATTTCGGCGACGTACTTCGGGCCGTTGGATCCGTTCCCGTTGCCCGTGCCGTTCTTCTCGCCGTTGTCGTTCCCCGGCCCCCGCCCGTTGCTGTCTGACGCGGGCGAGAGAAACGACAGAGGCACGTCGATAGCACGGCCACCTTCGTCGGTCATGGCGCCGAGGTACCACTCGTCGTCTTTCTGCCGTGCAGTGAGCATGTAGTCGCCGATCTCGGCGTCGATGACGCGCGTGTCGTCCCAGCCGGCGGCCGGCACGTCCTCGATGAACTGGAACGCGTCGACGGTCTCACCGCGGATGGGAGCGGTCTCGGGTTCGGGCGTCGATTCGCCGGACTCGGTGACGGCCACCGAGTCGAGATTGAAACCACCGGTGTCCTCGGCGGTCAGCGAGAGCGCGATTTCGTCCTCGTCGCCGGACAGCGAGACGGTCGTCGAGACGCTCTCCCAGATGTCCCAGTACTCGGTGGGTGGGAACGTTAGCTGGCCGGCCTCGCTGCCGTCGACCAGCACCGTTGCGGTGCGGTCAGTATCCGGACCGACGGCGTTCTCCTCGGCATCGCTGGCGTACCGGAAGTGGATGTCGTACTCGTCCTCGCTGGCGTCCTCGACGGTCCATGAGACGGTCGCGCCGGGCGCGGCGCTGTTGGGATCGATGGCGACGTACTGCTCGCCCTGGGCGTTGGCCCAGCGGGCGGCCGTCGAGAACCCGTCGAGGTCCCCCCATTCGGCCTGGGCGACCTCGCCGACAGCGGTCATCGACGGCTGGTCGGCCAGGTAGGAACTGGGCAGGTCGGCGGCCATCTGGAGGCCGCTGAAGTACGTCGGATACATCGCCAGTTGCTTGGCACGGGTGGTCTCGATGCCGCCAGAACCGGAATCCATGTCGAAGATGCCCGGCGTGTACTCCACCGGCCCGCCCAGCATCCGTGTGAAGGGGAACGTGACGTGGTGTTCGGGGCTCACGTCGCCAAAGGCGTCGTACTCCTGGCCCTTGACGCCCTCGCGGGTCATCAGGTTCGGGTAGGTTCGCCGGCGGCCGGTCGGATGAATCGGCTCGTGTATATCGAGCATCTGTCGGTTGGCCGCCGCCGTCTCGGCGACCAGCGTGTGGTGGTTGACCAGTATCTGGTTGTGGTGGCTGTAACTCTCGCCCGCAAGGTCGCCGCTGTCGGAGACGTAGCCGCTCTTGATCGTTCGGATGCCCAGCTCGTCGTACAACGAAAATGCCTCGTCGAGCTGTGATTCGTAGTTCCGGAAGTCACCGGCCGTCTCGTTGTGCATCGTCATCTGGGTCGGCGGGTCGAGGCTCGCGCCGTAGTCGGTCACTGCCGCCAGATCGAAGTCCGGATACGGTGTGGAGAAATCGAAACTGCTGCCATCGCCCGGATAGCTCGACCAGCCCTCGTTCCAGCCCTCGACGAGGACGCCGGGGATGTCGTGCTCGCTGGCGAAGTCCATGTACTGCGTGGCGCGCCCGGTCTGTGCGCCGTGGTTGCCGGTCTGTGGACCCTGATACTCCCACTGTGCTCGGCCGGTAATCATCAGCCACCAGACGCCAATGAACTTTTGCGGCTCAATCCAGTCGACACCCTGCGTGAACACCGCCTCGTCGTAGTCCTCGTTGAGATTGACGACGAGGTTCGACTCGATGAGGTCGCCGGCGCTGGTCCCGACCTGTACCGTTCGCCACGGGGTAACGTGCGGGGCCGAGGCTGACACCTTGGTACCGTCAGGTAGCGGTGCGAGCGTTGACTCGAATACTGTATCGCCGCCGTCCGACGGCGTGAGTGCGAGCGAGGCGTAATCTGTCAGGTCTGCCTCGTGAACGGCCACATAGTGGTCGTCGTCGGTCTGCATCGTCATCGGCGTGTGGACGCCGTCGAAGCCAGTGCCGTCCAGTTCGCCAGCGACCTCGCTCAGCGGCGTCTCGGCGTACTCCACCTCGAAGTTGTTGTAGTCGTTGGGGATCCACCAGGAGGTGTAGTCCCCGGCGAAGTTGTACTCGGTCCGCTCTGACGTGATGACAAACTGGTCGCCAAAGGGCTCTCCAAAGATGAACCGGAAGCCGACACCGTCGTCGAACACCCGGAAGACGATCGTCCCGAACCGCTCCGGCCCGGACGACTCCGCAACTCCCAGACGTAGCTCCGTGTACTGCTCCTCGATTTCGTCGTACCGGTCCCACACTGGCGTCCATGACGAATCAACCTCGGTCCGTTCGCTCCCAGTCACGACAAGTCCCGAACGGAACGCGTCCTGATTCTGGAACTCAAAGCCCAGTTCGGATTTCCCGATGAGCGCCATCCCCTCGTGTAGAATTTCGTATGTTGCCACACCGTCGCTGACATCTACGGTGAGTGTTACTGCCCCGTCGGGTGATGAGACAGTCTGTGTGGCCGAATCGTCGCCCGCTGTCACCTGTGCAGCAGCGTCGTCGGAGACGGAGACCGAGAAGGCCGATGCGGCGAGGAGCGAACCGACCCCACCGAGGAACTGTCTGCGGCT from Haloarcula sp. H-GB4 harbors:
- the fer1 gene encoding ferredoxin Fer1, translating into MPTVEYLNYEVVDDNGWDMYDDDVFAEASDMDLDGEDYGSLDVNEGEYILEAAEAQGYDWPFSCRAGACANCAAIVLEGDIDMDMQQILSDEEVEDKNVRLTCIGSPDADEVKIVYNAKHLDYLQNRVI
- a CDS encoding inorganic phosphate transporter, which encodes MVEVLFALGIIVAIFVGFNIGGSSTGVAFGPAVGSNTLSKLSAAALMTIFAMAGGLIVGPAVVQSLGSDLVATQFSPLISIVVLFFIGVALFLSNVVGVPASTSMTAVGAIAGLGLARGTLNAALMLEIVSWWLVSPIIAFWVSGVIGRYFYPTLVEWFAVSQSEGSLLDFDRSGAIPRPALGENTTPREFVGTVVVIGIGCYMGFSAGASNVANAVAPLVGNGSLELYPAILLGGGAIGLGAFTIARRTMDTVGNDLTDLPLVAAIVVAAVASTIVTFLSALGIPASFVIIATMSIVGLGWGRATRTTSLSDTVQGESPAASVGALTTDAEAADAPTVGGKKGTPKQAETEPIGEESQEDIPSASDLFEPGTTARVIFLQNVVPSIATLAAYLVFRFLPIA
- the hisA gene encoding 1-(5-phosphoribosyl)-5-[(5-phosphoribosylamino)methylideneamino]imidazole-4-carboxamide isomerase, translated to MYPEFEVVPAVDMQDGQVVQLVGGERGTEKTYGDPVEAAQRWVDAGARTLHLVDLDGAFEGERQNAAAIDAVLDAVGSDVDVQLGGGIRTAEDAISLLDRGLDRVILGTAAVETPEIVGEISDEHPGSVLVSLDAKDGEVVVSGWTEGTGLDPAEAAERYADLGAGGILFTDVDVEGQLDGVRTEPVRRLVDSVDIPVIASGGVATIDDILALRSAGAAAVVVGSALYEGQFTLDAAIDALAED
- a CDS encoding inorganic phosphate transporter, with amino-acid sequence MVSILFAVGLLVAIFVGFNIGGSSTGVAFGPAVGSDTIGKVTAAALMSCFAVLGGATVGTEVIDTMGGQIVPSSQFTLLASVTVLFFVGLALLVSNLFGVPASTSMTAVGAIAGLGVASGTIDWDVMGRIVSWWLVAPIIAFWLSAVVGRYLYPHLAARIVFETDGPETTRRERIGQFLVVAIGCYMAFSAGASNTANAVAPLVGNGSLGLYPGVLLAGGAIAVGAFTIARRTLDTVGNDLTELPILAALIVETVSATIISLLSAAGIPASLAVSATMCVVGLGWGRATRTTTLTDAAGAAVKGTPAASGDGGVSVNALAADHDEDSPSAGGESEVPGIGEEAPESATTAADLFNPAATGRVVMLWILTPSISAVASYLVFQYVL
- a CDS encoding glycoside hydrolase family 97 catalytic domain-containing protein — its product is MFEERSQPKSNPSRRQFLGGVGSLLAASAFSVSVSDDAAAQVTAGDDSATQTVSSPDGAVTLTVDVSDGVATYEILHEGMALIGKSELGFEFQNQDAFRSGLVVTGSERTEVDSSWTPVWDRYDEIEEQYTELRLGVAESSGPERFGTIVFRVFDDGVGFRFIFGEPFGDQFVITSERTEYNFAGDYTSWWIPNDYNNFEVEYAETPLSEVAGELDGTGFDGVHTPMTMQTDDDHYVAVHEADLTDYASLALTPSDGGDTVFESTLAPLPDGTKVSASAPHVTPWRTVQVGTSAGDLIESNLVVNLNEDYDEAVFTQGVDWIEPQKFIGVWWLMITGRAQWEYQGPQTGNHGAQTGRATQYMDFASEHDIPGVLVEGWNEGWSSYPGDGSSFDFSTPYPDFDLAAVTDYGASLDPPTQMTMHNETAGDFRNYESQLDEAFSLYDELGIRTIKSGYVSDSGDLAGESYSHHNQILVNHHTLVAETAAANRQMLDIHEPIHPTGRRRTYPNLMTREGVKGQEYDAFGDVSPEHHVTFPFTRMLGGPVEYTPGIFDMDSGSGGIETTRAKQLAMYPTYFSGLQMAADLPSSYLADQPSMTAVGEVAQAEWGDLDGFSTAARWANAQGEQYVAIDPNSAAPGATVSWTVEDASEDEYDIHFRYASDAEENAVGPDTDRTATVLVDGSEAGQLTFPPTEYWDIWESVSTTVSLSGDEDEIALSLTAEDTGGFNLDSVAVTESGESTPEPETAPIRGETVDAFQFIEDVPAAGWDDTRVIDAEIGDYMLTARQKDDEWYLGAMTDEGGRAIDVPLSFLSPASDSNGRGPGNDNGEKNGTGNGNGSNGPKYVAEIYADGIDAAYDENLTDVRVDETIVTPGTTLLASMVGSGGTAVRFRRATGQEINDLPEYERPEQDIDVHISDEVFIQEPFIRATGRNDGAFIGGTTVTLRVDGEAVGTENVRFPPNASDATYDFGYSIDTAGDYDVAVTLPDGTTLASGTVTVKPPATVAELADPSGDDTGPGGYTYPTSGDFEDGAFDLESLTIEQTPSLHRFTFEVATLYNAFGSSRGFSPQWFVLWLRDPTADSGSTSSLADLGANVNFESPWQYRLEISGFSKSATDASGATLTDADGNAVSLAEAVDVDAGTVTLSLDREAVGGADAADLEVVAMVQSEDRGSLRPVAEKAEGYVFGGAKPDAVENAPRIMDLTTPEGVSQSDALAYSADSRATLPFVSLD